The genomic interval TGGAGCATCGGGTTGTCGATGGTCTCCCTGACCTCCTGTTTGTACTGCTTGAACAGCTGCTTGTGGTCTTTCGCGATGTCGGCGCCCGTCTCGGCCATGTCGGTCCCCTCGAAGGCCATCACCTGTCGGATGTTCACCCGCCGGAGCATCAGCCCCTCGTCGTAGACGCGCTGGAGGAAGTCCTTGTTGTGCTCGAAGGTCTCCCGGCGCTCGCCTTTCAGCCCGTGGACGAGGTTGATACCGGGCAGCAGCTTCGGGAGCCGGCGGGCCGCGTCGTCACCGAAGTTCGGTGCGGTCTCGCTGTCGCCGCCGGGCCGAAAGCCGGCCACCTCGTTGACGATCTTCACGGCCTCGAAACACTCGTCGGCGGTGACGTTGAGGTTGTTGTCGCTCATCACCTCGGGGTCCGCGGATTCGAGGCCGAACGCGGCCGTGTCGCCGGGGGTGTTGTGCTCGGCGATAATCTCTATCCCCTCGCGGGCCTTCTCCGGCCACTTCACGATGGTGATGGGGTTCATGTTGTCCAGATGGAGCGTCTCCAGGTCCGGCGCGACCTCCCGTATCCCGCCGTACAGTCGGCGGAGCGCGTCCGGATTCGGCGCTTCGCCGTCGCCGCCGTAGGCGAGGATGTCGGCCTGCCGGCCCAGCCGGAAGTGCGCGACGCCGCGGTTGGAGAGGGCGTCCACCTCGTCGACGACGCTCTCGGGCGGGCGGAAGTCGGGGTTGCCGTACATCGGTTCGGTACAGAACGAACAGCGGTACGGACAGCCCCGAGACGTCTCCATCTCGCAGATGAGGTAGTCGGGGTGGTTGGGGTGTTGCTCGACGACGAAGGCGCCGGCGCGAGCCCAGCGGGTCTCCTCCTCGACGTCGCGGTAGCGGTCGTTGAACCCTTCGAGACCGGAGTCGACGAGGTCGTAGACGGCCGCCTCCACGTCGGCCATCGCGAGGAAATCGAAGTCCAGGTCGTCCCGGGCCGTCTCGCTCGCGCCCTCGTTGGCCTCGCCGACGCCGAAGCGGACCGGGCCGCCCATGATGGCGGTGCCGTCGGCGGTCCAGGCCAGCTTGCGGACCTCGTCCGGTTCGGCCGGCGTCCCGCCGACGTACTTGCCGGGGACCGTCATCCCGCCGACGTACACCAGCAGGTCGGCGTCCTCGACGTCGCGCCAGCGGTGCGTGTCCTCGCGCAGTTCGTCGATGGTGTGGTAGGTGATCTGCGATTCGGGGACGCCGGCATCGACGAGCGCACCGGCGGCGTATCGGGGGTACGTCGAGATGTACGGCGGGACCCCGAAGTGGGCGGGCTCGTCGACGTAGCCGTCGACGATAGTCACGTCGAGCGTCGCGGGGTCAGTCATGGACGCTGGTTACGGCCCGAAGCCTAAAACGGTGTTTGGTTGGGGCTGTGGGGTCTGCGGTGTCGGCGCCGTGGCCCGGTCGTAGTCGCGATAGCGGACGGCGACCGTCACGCGCTCGCCGGTCCGCTCGTCGATGGCTCGGGCGAGCGCGCCGGGCAACTGCTCGTAGGGGCGCTCGCTCGTCCGCGAGAGCGTCACCGTCACCGTCGACGGCTCGAACAGCGGCCCGATGCCGACGTACTCCGCGGTGACCGAGACGACGCCCAGCTCGTCGTAGGCGTCCCGCTGGAGCACGTCCGTCGTCGCCGCGTTGACCGACCGCTCGAATGTCACCTGCTGGTAGGTCCCCACGCCGACGGCCCCGACCACAGCGACGACGACGATGACCGTGGCGGCCAGCGCGGCGGTCTGGCGGACCCCCGAAACGGCGAAGACGCCCCGGTCGACGGTGTCCGGCTCGTACCCCAGATACTTGAACGTGAGAAAGGCGCCGAGGTTTACCGCGACGATGGTCATCGTCAGCAGGACAGTGCTCCCGACGCCGACGGCGGGCCGGCCCCAGGCGAAGCCGATGCCGGCGGCGGCCGCCGTGGGGATGAGCGCCGCGGCGACCATCACGCCGACGATGGTGACCTGACCCTTGGTGGCGAGGCTGAAAGAGCCGGCCGCACCCGCCGCCAGCCCGACGACGACCGAGAGGAGGCTCGGCGAGAACCGGATGGCTATCAGTTCCACGTTGGCCACGGCGAGCTCCATGGGGACCGCGAGGACGGATTTGAGCAGCCAGCTGAACGCCGTCGCGCCGACGACGGCCAGCCCCAGCCCGACGCCCTGCATCCGGATGCTGTCGAACACCATCCGCTGGTCGTCACGGACGAGCCCGACACTCGCTGTCAGCATGGGGCTGACGATAGGGGCGAGCACCATCGAGCCGACGACGATAGCCGGCGAGCCGATGAGCAGTCCCGCGGTCGCGATGACCGTCGACAGCGTCATCAGCCACAGATACGACCGCGTGTTGCGCCGCATGTCCTTGGCCTTCGAGCGCAGCGTGCGCGGGGCGACCCTGTTCGGCGTCTTCGCCCACCGGTTCTGGACCTCGTCGACCCCCTCGTAGGAGGCGAACTCCGTCTCGATTGAGACGATGTACCACTCGTCGCTGAACCCCACGTCGCGGAGCTCTTCGAGGACGTGCTCGACGGCGTCGGCGGGCACGACGAAGGAGATGAGCGTCCGGTCGTCCTCGCCGCTGGTCTCCTTCGTGGTCGAGACGCCCAGCTCCTGCTCCCGGAGCGCCGAGACGATGGCGTCCCGTCTCTCGTCGGGGACGACGACCTGCACCAGACGCATAGGCTGTGCAGTGGCTCGACACCCCCAAAAGTAGCCGTCGGGTATCGGGGCCGGCGGCCGCGTCTCGGGGCGAAAGCTCGGCGTTGGACCCGCGCCGGCAACGCGCTCCCGGAGTAGGGTCGGCGTAGTCGCCCCGTCACTCACTCGTCGGGAACCCACGGTCGGTTGTCGCCTCGTCGCTGATACAGCTTGAGTCCGCCGGCGACAGCGAATGCGACCACCAGCAACGCCGCTTCGACACCGGTCCCGAGCTGCGTCTCCAGCACCCCCTCTAGATAGCTCGTCGGTTCAGTCTGACGTGGCCTGGAAAAGACCAGCACGGCTGTCGACAACAGCACGGAGCCGCCTATCCAGTCGAGCGTCGACACGGCCGCAGCTATCTGGCGGCCGGGAATTAACCCGTCCCTCAGTCGTCGGCGCTGACCGCCTGTTCGTCGGCCTGTGCCGCCCAGAGGTCGGCGTACTCGCCACCCGCCCCGAGCAGTTCGTCGTGACTGCCCCGCTCGACGATTCCGCCGTCCTCCATCACGACGATGGTGTCGGCGTCCTGAATAGTCGACAGCCGGTGGGCGATGACGAAGGCGGTGCGGTCCTCGACGAGGCGCTCGATGCTCGCCTGAATCGCCCGTTCGGTCTCCGTGTCGACGTCGCTTGTCGCCTCGTCGAAGATGATGACCGCGGGGTCGTTCAGCAGCGCCCGGGCGATGGCGACCCGCTGGCGCTGGCCCCCCGAGAGCTTGATACCGCGCTCCCCGATTTCGGTGTCGTAGCCGTCGGGCAGGTCCCCGACGAATTCGTGGGCCTGGGCCGAGCGGGCGGCTTCGCGGACCCGCTCGCGAGCCCCCTCCTCGCCCGCCGCCTCACCGTCGAGTACGTCCCGGTCGCCGTAGGCGATGTTCTCGGCGACCGTGCCGGAGAACAGGTAAGGGTTCTGCTCGACGACGGCGATGTCGTCGCGCAACGACTGGAGCCCGTACTCGCGGACATCGACGCCGTCGACGCGCACAGCACCGGAATTCACGTCGTGGAAGCGCGGAACGAGCTTCAGCAGCGTCGACTTGCCGGCGCCGGTCGCGCCGGCCAGTCCGACCGTCGCGCCGGCCGGCACGGCCAGCGAGACGTTTTCGAGGACCGGCTCACCGTCGCCGTAGCCGAAGGTGACGTCCTCGAAGTCGACGGCGCCGTCGATGTCCTCCGGCGTGTCGGGCTCTTCCGGGTCCGTGATGGCCGGGTCCCGGCCCAGCAGGCCAAAGACCCGCTCGGCGCTGGACTTGGCGAGCTGGTACTTGTTTGCGGACTTGCCGACCCGTCGCATCGGCGAGTACAGGCGACGGAGATAGAGGAAGAAGAGGGCGAACACGCCACCCCCAGCCAGCATCCGGTTGCTGTCGGCGGCCGTGATGAAATCGGTCCCCGCCACGTAGAGGATAACGACGAAGACGACGCCGGTCAGCAGCCGCAGTGTGGCGAAAAAGGCGCGGCGGATACGCAGCGCCGCCACCTTCTCGTCGTGGTAGGTCTGGCTCTGTTCGGTGACTCGGCCGTTCTCGTAGTCGTAACGGTCGAACGCCTTGATGACCGGCACGCCGCTGAGGTTGTTCTCCAGTCGCGTGTTGAGCCGGGAGACCGTCCGGCGAATCCCCCGATACCGTGGTTCGATCCACTGCAGGAACAGCGCGCTCGCCAGCCCGATTATCGGGACCGGCGCCAGCGCGATGAGCGCCAGCGTCGGCGAGTACCAGGTGAGAACGGCGGCGATACCGCCGACGGTCGCGACGACGCGGATCACCTGTCGGAACTCCGTGTTCAGGAACGACTCCAGCCGGTTGATGTCGCTGTTGAGGATGGACATCATCCCGCCGGTCTGGTGGTTGGCGAAGAAGTCCATCGAGAGGTGCTGGAGGTGATCGTAGGTGTCGTTTCGGAGGTCCCGCTGTATCTTCTGGGCCGAGGACTGGAGCAGATAGCGGGAGGCAAAGCGGGTCGCCGACCGGACGAGGTAGGCGACGGCGGCGATGACGACGAGCCGTCTGAGGAAGGCGAGCTTCGCCGCCTCGCCGGTAATCGCGCCCGCGGGCAACAGCCCCGCAGCGGTCAGCAGCCCCGGCTCGCCGCTGTTGAGGATGACGCGGTCGATGGCGGCGGCGACGATGATCGGCGGGACGAGGCGGGCAAACCGGGTCAGGAAGGCGGCCAGAACACCGACGCTCAGGCGGAGCCAGTACGGTTTCGCGTAGCCGACGAGCTTCAGTATCGGATTCCCGTCGACGTTCTCGCGGACGCCCTCGAAACCGCCGTCGTCGGCCATACCTATCCTTCGACTACGAACTGAAATACTCCGGGCTTCTGGCCAGTTTTGACTCCCCGGCTCAGACGTGGATGCAGCCCTCTTCGCGGGTGCCGGCCGGCGTCGGCCGAGCGCCGTCGTCGACCCGGGCCGCGCTGACGGCCGCGGCCAGCGAGTCCAGCGCGTCGTGGTTCGCCAGATACGTCTCGCGGTGGCCCGCCAGCGCGACGCTGCAGTCCTCGATGGCCGCGACGTTGGCCTCGCGGCGGGCCCGTGCACCGTCCGTGTTCTTGTACCCCTCGCGGTAGGCGCCGAGCCAGCCGAAGGTCGCCGCCGGGTACACCTCACAGACCGATGTCGCCGCCCCGGTCCCGTCTTGCATCGGCACGACGGCAGTGTCCGCCCGCTCGGCGAGCCGCCCGAGCACGTCCCGGGCGCCGTGGTAGGTCATGCTCCGGACGCGGTTGGTGTAGGGACAGAGCGCGCCCCGTCGGGCGTCGGTCTCGCGGCGGATATCACGTTTGCCGGCTATCATCTCGGCGGTGTGGCGACACGCGTCCGAGAACGCCGCCGGGTCGGCCGGGCCGCCCTCGCTCGCGACCCACGAGAGAAAGCCGCTCCACTCGCCACCGCACTGGGCGTCGAGCAGCGTCTGGGGCAGGCTGAAGGGGAAATCGAGCCCAACCGTGCGAACGTCGGCGGCCGTGATTCGGTCCACCAGTCCGGCGTGGGCGTCCCCGCGGTCGCGTCCCCACCTATCGGCCGCTCGGTAGCACTCCTCGATGCGTACGCCGACTGGGGTCTGTGTGGCTTCGGTCACCCAGAGCGCCTCGCCCGCCGCGCTCGCCCCGCTGAAGTCGACACCCAAGACACCGGCACTCATGCACCACCTGTTCGGGGCGAGTGGCTTCAACCTTCTGACAGCCTCGCCGTCAGCACTGCGTGCCGGATAGATGCCGAAAGCGGTTTGTCCCTCACGGGCCAACGCTATGCTATGCCAGATACGCTGGAAGTCGTCTGTACCGACGACGACTGCACGCTCGACATGTTCGAGCTCCACTACACGTACGACATGCCCGACGATGTCGGTGTGACGGACTTCGCCTGTCCGTACTGTGGCGGCGTTGACTGTATCGAGGCAATCGAGCTATGATGGGTATCGGCGAGTCCATCGGCGACGCCATCTTCGAGAACCTCGGGCGAGCCGCCGGCCGGGTCCAGGAGAACAAACCGCTGCCGGCGGATTTGCTGGAGTCCGAGGACGCCTATCTCGTCGTCTTCGACGCGCCGGGGGCGACGGCCAGTGACCTGCAGGTGCGCTACGTCGCGGACCGCGTCGAGGTGCGTCTCGACCGGTTCCGGGAGTTCTACGACGACTACGAGATGAAATACCCGGGCCGGGGGCTCGCCCTCGACGGGTCGGTGACACTGCCCGAAGACGCCGTCGTCGAGGCCGAGGCCGCCTCGGCGACGCTGAAAGGCGACGGAACGTTGCACGTCCGGATTCCGAAAGCCGAGACCGACGACGAACCCGTCGCGGAACAGACGGCCCACGAGGCTGGCGAGGACGCCGACGTCGCGGCCGACGCCGACGAAGAGTAACTTCGCTGTCCCGTCTTCTGACCAGCGTCTCACCAGTCAGCCGTCGGGTCTCCCAGCGGGTGGAACTGCTCGTCACCGTCGAAGCGTGTCGGGTCGAACGACCCGGAAAGCGGCGCGTCCAGCCGCGGCGACTCCCCGCGGACGCGCTCGGCGAGCCATTCCCCGATAGCCGGCGCGCGCATCAGGCCGTGGCCCTGCCACCCGGTCGCGACCCAGAGCCCGTCGGCGACGGGGCCGACGAGCGGGTCCCGGTCGGGCGTCGCCGTACAGCAGCCGGCCCAAGCGCGGGCCACGTCGGGGGTGAGCGCCGTCGCCGCCTCGATTCGCCCCAGCGTCGTCTCGACGAACTCCGGGTCGGCCTCGGGGTCACAGTCCGCCGGGTCGACAGCGTGGGCACCGTCGCCGACCAGCAGCCCGTCGTCCCGCGGTCGCCAGTAGTACCCGCGGCTCGCGTCGTACAGCGACGGTAGCCGCCCGTCGAGGGGCCCGGTGACCAGCGCCTGCGCCCGGTAGCAGTTCAGCGCCAGCCGGACGTCGAGAGGGGCCACGAGGGGCTTCGTCGCCGGACCGGCGGCCACGACGACGGCGTCGAACGACGTGGTTCCCGCGGCCGTTTCGACGGTCGTCTGAGCGGCCAGTGTGGCGGGGGTTTCGGTGTGGGCGGTCGCCCCTGCCGCCCGCGCTCGCTCGGCCAGGCGGGTGACCACCGCCTCGGGGTCGAGCGTCCCGGCGGTGCGTGCGACAGCGCAGGCAGTCAGTCCGTCGGTGCCGAGCGCCGGATACCGCTCGCCGAGCGCCGCGGGGGCGAGTTCCTCGACGTCGAGGCCGAGCGCCCGCATCTCCGCGGCCTGCTCCCGGACCGCCCGCGCGTCCCGCTCGTCGCGGGCGACCCAGACGTACGGACACGGCGTGAACAGGTCCCACTCGCGGTAGCGCTCTATCGCGCGCGTGGCGACTGCGGCGTCGGTCGGGTCCGCGAAGGCGTCGTAGCAGAGGCCCGCGGCCCGCCCCGTCGCGCCGCTGCCGAGAGCACCGCGCTCGTACAGCGTGACGTCGGTGCCCCTCGCGGCGAGGTCGCCCGCGACCACGAGCCCCACCGCCCCGCCGCCGACGACGGCGACCTCCATCGGTCTCGCTACTGCACCTCGTCACGCACCTGTTCGGGCAGCGCGTCGTCGGCGTCGGCGTAGCGGTCCGGCTCCGCGGGCACCTCCCAGTCGGTCGTCAGTTCGAGCAGCTGGACCAGCATCTGTGCGGTCGCCCCCCAGACGGTGTAGCCGTCCACGTAGAAGAAGTGCAGCCGAACCTCGCCGTAGTGCGGGTGGTCGCGGTGCTCGGACTCGTAGTTGTCCAGGTCGGTCAGGTCCGACACCGACAGGGTCACCACCTCGGCGACCTCCGCGTCGCTGGGGCGGTACTCGCGGTCGGGGATACGGCCGACGAACGGGCGCACAGAGTAGCGCGTTATCGTCCGGATATCGTCCAGTCTGCCGACGACGCGGACCGCGTTGGGCGTCAGACCGATCTCCTCGTCGGCCTCGCGCAGCGCCGTCGCCAGCAGGTCCGCGTCCTCGGGTTCGCGGCCGCCGCCGGGGAACGCCATCTGTCCGGGGTGGTCACTCAGGTGGTCGGCGCGCTTCGTGAAGAGAACCCTCGCCTCGTCTGTACGGGTGACCACCGGGACGACGATGGCCGCCTCCCGCTCCTCGCCCTCGACCGTTACGGGGTCGTGGGCCGTCACCCGGTCGAAGTCCATACGCCCACAGATGGGGGCGACGCTCTTAATTCGCGTGGGTGGCCTCGTCGAGGTGGCCACGCGCCGTCGCCAGGTCGACCGGGCCCCACGCTTCGAGGTCGTAGCTCACGTCCAGCAGCGTCTCGATGCGTTCGTCGTCGCCGTCCCGGACCGCCGCCGCGGCGTCCTCGCGGAACCGCGCCTCGGCCGCCCGGGCCATCGCTTCGCGAGCCACCGTCCGTCCGGGCACGTCGAGGATATGCGGGAGGTCCTCGGCCCCGTCGGGCAGCGCCGGGAAGGCGGTCGGGCCGACGACGACCAGCGCGGCGTCGGGCTCGGCGCCGTGGTCGGCGACCTCGACCAGGTGGTAGCTCGCGAGCGCCGACTCGACGGCCGCCTCGAACGCCTCGCCCTCTTTGCCCCGTTTGAACGCGAGCTCCCCGCAGGCCCGCACGAGCTCCTCGCGCGTGACCGGCCCGACGGTATCGACGACCCCGGCGAGCTCGTCCGGTGTCAGCTCCATACCCCATGGCTCGTGCCCAGCGGCTTCAGCGTTTCCGCCCGGCGACTGCTGTCGTCCCCACTTCGGGGGACGTAGACCGGCCGCCCCGTTCGGTCACCCGGGCGGGTTCTGAATCGGCCACAGCCGGGTTGCCTGCCCGTCACCTCTCGGACTGGTTGTGACCCGCTCGTTCACTCTGTCCCCGCCCGCGCCGTCTCGGGGAGCCGACCGTCGGCGTGGAGGACGAGGAGCACGGCCAGCAGCGCGACCAGCCCGCCGCCCATCCACTCGAAGATGGTGGCGAAGGGGACGCCCGCGTCCCGCAGGAGGCCGACGAGGAGGCTCCCGGGGGCCTGAATGAGCATCATCCCCGCGCCGTAGGCCGCGTAGGCGCTGGCCCGGTGGCGGTCCGGGAGCGAGCCCAGCAGGTAGGTGTCGACCGCCGGGAAGATGCTGTGGATGACATAGCCCATGACGACGCTGAGCGCGGCCAGCGGCCAGAACCCGCGGACGGCGGGCAGGAGGAGGATACAGCCGGTGAAGGCCCCGAGGATGGCGAGCAGGTACGGAACCGCCGGGAGCCGGTCGGCCAGCCGGCCGCTGAGGTAGAAGGCCGGGACGCCGGCCGCGAAGACGACCTGCAGGAGCGTCCGCCCGGCGGTCCCGTCGATGCCGACCGTGCCCATGTACGTGACGTAGAAGTTGAACACGCCGTTCCAGACCAGCGTCGTCAGGCCGAGCGTGGCGATCGCGGTGAGGACGATAGGCCACTGCGCGCGGACCGCTCGGAAAAAGTCCGTGTCCTGCTGACCGGCCTCGGGGAACGTCGTCCGGCGGGCGACGAGCGTGAACACGACGGTCATCACCGCCGACCCGACGGCCATCGCCAGCAGCGTCGTCCGCCAGTCGCCGACGGCGAGGGCGACGGTGACGAGACCGGGGGCGGCCACCGCGGCGAGCTGGCTCGCGACGCCGTGGAGCCCCAGCGCCCGTCCGGGCGACTCGCGGAACAGCTCGCTGATGAGCGGGTTGGCCGCGACGAGGTAGACGCCGCTCGCGGTGCCCATGACGAACGCGCCCGCGAGCAACAGCCTCGGGTCGCTCGTCAGGGCGGTAGAGGCCGTCCCCAGTGTCAGTATCCCGCCGGAGACGAGAATCGCGCGGGCTCTGCTCACCCGCGTCAGCAGGAGGCCAGTCGGCAGGCGCGGCACCGCGCTGCCGACCCAGACGAGCGTCGCCAGCAGTCCGAGGGTGGCGTCGCTGGCGCCGGTAGCGGTTCTGATGGGTTCGATGAGCGGCGCGAACACGACGCGAGCGAGATTGATGACGAATATCAGCCCGAGCAACGAGCCGAACACGGGCCGTCGGGACACACCGGCCGTTTCGGGGGCGACCGGAAGGCGTTTCCGGAACGTCGCGGCCTTTTTAAGTCCGGCTGTCACACTGTCCCACATGGACTCGGTCAGAAAGGCCCTACGGAGCGGGGATGTCGAGAAAGACAGTTACGGGCGACTCTCCTGTAGTGCCTGCGAGGAGGAGCTGGCGACGGACAACGACCCCGACGAAATCGGGAAACAGCGGGTCTGTCCGGAGTGTGAGAGCACGTGGACGGAGCTTAGCTGACTCGCCCGGTCACTCGAAGACGGCATCGAACGCGTCGGCGCCGAGCGGTTCGTAGCTGCCCGCGGCCACGTTCTCTCGCGCGTGCTCGACGGACCCCGTCCCGACGAGCGAACAGGTCACACCCGGCGCGCTGCGGGCGAAGTTGATGGCCCGCTGGGCGCGAGTCTCCCCCTCCAGCTTCGCTTCGACGCTGTCCGGCATCTCCGCGGCTAGCCGGCCCTGCATCATCGAGGCGCTCGTGAACACGTCCAGCCCGGCCTCGTGGGCGAACCACAGCGCCGACTGTGGACCTTCCGGACCCTCGTGTGACTGGACGGTGAACGCGTCGGCCATGAACACGTTGAACGGCAACTGAATCGCCCGAAAGTGCGTCGCCGTGTTCCCCGCCGACTCGGCCGCTGACCGCGCACGCTCGACGACTTCCGGCAGCGAGAGGTAGCTGTCGTGGTCCGCTGGCACGCGGAAGGCGTCCCACGTCGCCACGCCGTAGTGGGCGATGTCGCCCTCGTCGGCACGCGCCTCCAGTCGCTCGAACGTCGCTTCGAGCTGGTCGTAGACGGTCTCGCGACTCTTCTCGGCCAGCTGCGTCTCCGGGTTGTGGACGTAGTAGCAGTCGACGGTGTCGAGGCCCAGATTCGACAGCGAGCGGTCGAGCTGGTCGTCGATGAACGCCGGGGCGATACAGTGTTGCCCGCCTACGAGGTCCGCCCGGTCGACGAGCCCGGTGTCGACGTACTCGCGTTTGACGTACGCCCCGGGGTTGTCGGGGCGCTCGCCGTCGAATGGAACGAACCCGCCTTTGGTCGCCACGACGGCCGCCGACCGGTCGATGTCGGCGTCGGCCAGCGCCGTTCCCACCACTCGCTCCGAGCGCTGATGGCGGTAGTTGATGGCCGTGTCGACTACGTTTATGCCCGACTCCAGCGCGGTCCGGATGGCCTCGCCGTAGGCCTCGTCGCGCTCGTCGGTCGCGTCGCCGAGGTACGTGCCGACGCCGATGCTGGAGACGACGCCGTCGCCGAAACGCCGGTAGAACGTCCGTGCGAAGTCGTCGTGGTCGTTCCGGTACGCCCACGTCCCCTCACGTGTTGCCATAGCCACGCTACTGGCCGGCCGGACAAAAACAGCGAGGTCTCAGCGCTCGCCGGCCATCGCCGCGAAGATGCGCTCCTGGAGCTGTTCGCGCGTGACGCCCTCGCTCGGGCCGATGCCGTCCATGTACTCGATGGGAATCTTCCCGCCGCCCATGCGGGCGTGGCCGCCGCCCTCGGCCATCGGGATGTCGTCCACGACGGCCTCGATGGCCCGGCCGATGTGGACCCGGTCGTCGCGCGAGCGGCCGGCGATGCGGATGATTCCCTCTTTCTCGCCGATGACGACGACCGCCGAGACGCCCTCCAGCGTCTCCAGTTCGTCGGCGGCCTGGGGAATCGCGTCGGTGTTCGACACCTCGCCCACGTCGCTGAAGCCGTAGGGTGCGTTGACCACGCGCTCGCTGATGGCCCGGGACTTCACGTCGAGCACTTCGGCGTCGACCTGTGGGTTGGCGATGCGGTTCAACAGGTCGCTGTCGACGCCCTCGTAGAGGTACGCCGCCGCGGCGAAATCGGCGGCGGAACAGCCGTTCGTCAGCGACCGGGTGTCCGACTGGATACCGTATATCAGCCCCGTCGCGACGTGGCTGGGCATCGCGTCCGCCGGCACGTCGGCCGTGTCGACGCCGCCGTCGGTCAGCGCCACGTCGACCTCGAAGAAGTCCCAGTCGAGCGACTCGAAGTACTCGGCGAAGATGGTCGCACACGCGCCGGTCTCGGGTCGCACGTCGGTGAAATCGAGGCCGGTGCCGCCACCGGGGTGGTGGTCGACGACGGCGACCGGGTCGATTTCCTCCGCCCCCGCGAAGCCGCGGGGCTCGTTGTGGTCGACGAGCACGACCGCGTCTGTGTCGATGTCACCGACCGACTCGACGCGCTCGAAGTCGAGGTCGAGCACAGTCTGGAACGCGCGGTTCTCCGGGCGGCGGATTTCGCCCGTGTAGCACAGGTTCGCGTCGGTCCCGCCGGCGGCCGCGAGCTGGTCGACGGCCAGCGCCGACGACATCGCGTCCGGGTCCGGGTTGGGGTGCATCAGAACCGTGACCGCGTCGTAGTCGGCCAGTATCGATTTGAGCCGGCTGACCGGTGACCGCGTCAGATAGCGGTAGAGGGCGAACCCGCCGCCGACGAGGACCAGCAGGCCCACGACGACACCCGCGACTTCGACGGGGTTCTCGCTGGCGTAGCCCGGGAGCCCCTCGACCAGACTCACAAGGTCCCCAGCGGCCACCAGATACATATTGCGTATCTGGTCCGGGAAACAATAAGAAGGTTCCCCCGCTCACTCACCGGGGTACGCTTCCACTGCCGCGCGGTAACCCTCCCTGAACGTCGGGTAGGCGAACTCGTACCCCAGCTCGCGGAGGCGCTCGTTCGAGCAGCGCTTGCTCGTCTGGATACGGCGTTTCGCCGTCGCCGACAGCTCCGGGTCGGCCAGGCGCTCCTCGGTCGTCTGTTTGGGCGGGAACGGAACCGAACACGCCTCGGCCAGCCAGTCGGCGAAGGCCCACTTCTCGACCGGCTCGTCGTCGACGACGAGGACGACCTCGTCGCGGTAGTCCTCCTCCAGCAGATGTCGCACCGACCCGGCCGCGTCGTCGCGATGCACCATGTTGAGATAGCCCGCGGTGACGGGCCCCTCCAGATACCGCTCCAGCCGGTAGCGGTCCGGACCGTAGAGGCCGGCAAAGCGGGCGACCGACCCGTGGCCGCCGTGCTCGGCCGGCCGCTCGCGGGCGACTCGCTCGGCCTCGGCCAGCACCTCGGTCTTCTCGGTCCGGGGGTCGAGCGGGGTCTCCTCGTCGACCCACGCGCCGTCGTGGTCGCCGTAGACGCCCGTACTGGACGTGTACACCAGCCGCTCGGGCGCATCCGCGCGGGACCAGAAGTGGTCGATGGCCGTCCGTAACCCCTCGACGTACACCTCGCGGGCCACGTCGGCGCCCCGACCGCCGGAGCTGGCCGCAAAGACCACCCAGTCGACGTCCGGCACCGCCGACAGCGAGTCGTCGTCGGTCACGTCGGCCTGTACCCCCTCGAACCCCGCCTGTTCGATGGCGTCCAGCCCGGCCGTGGAGCGGCGGACGCCGACGACCTCGTGGTCGGCCCGCAGCTGTCGGCCCAGTTCGAGCCCGACGTAGCCACAGCCTAGGATGGCGACCCGACTCATCGCTGTCGACTCTCGATGTAGCTGTGCAAGAGGGCGTACTCCCGGAGCGTCATCGGGTAGCGCCCCTCTATCTTCTGTTGAATCTCCTTGGGTTCGAGCTGGCTGTCGATGCCCGACGCCAGCGATTCGACGTCCATCACGGCCGTCGTCATCCCC from Halomicroarcula saliterrae carries:
- a CDS encoding Hsp20/alpha crystallin family protein, which encodes MMGIGESIGDAIFENLGRAAGRVQENKPLPADLLESEDAYLVVFDAPGATASDLQVRYVADRVEVRLDRFREFYDDYEMKYPGRGLALDGSVTLPEDAVVEAEAASATLKGDGTLHVRIPKAETDDEPVAEQTAHEAGEDADVAADADEE
- a CDS encoding NAD(P)/FAD-dependent oxidoreductase, with amino-acid sequence MEVAVVGGGAVGLVVAGDLAARGTDVTLYERGALGSGATGRAAGLCYDAFADPTDAAVATRAIERYREWDLFTPCPYVWVARDERDARAVREQAAEMRALGLDVEELAPAALGERYPALGTDGLTACAVARTAGTLDPEAVVTRLAERARAAGATAHTETPATLAAQTTVETAAGTTSFDAVVVAAGPATKPLVAPLDVRLALNCYRAQALVTGPLDGRLPSLYDASRGYYWRPRDDGLLVGDGAHAVDPADCDPEADPEFVETTLGRIEAATALTPDVARAWAGCCTATPDRDPLVGPVADGLWVATGWQGHGLMRAPAIGEWLAERVRGESPRLDAPLSGSFDPTRFDGDEQFHPLGDPTADW
- a CDS encoding NUDIX hydrolase codes for the protein MDFDRVTAHDPVTVEGEEREAAIVVPVVTRTDEARVLFTKRADHLSDHPGQMAFPGGGREPEDADLLATALREADEEIGLTPNAVRVVGRLDDIRTITRYSVRPFVGRIPDREYRPSDAEVAEVVTLSVSDLTDLDNYESEHRDHPHYGEVRLHFFYVDGYTVWGATAQMLVQLLELTTDWEVPAEPDRYADADDALPEQVRDEVQ
- a CDS encoding DUF7109 family protein, whose amino-acid sequence is MELTPDELAGVVDTVGPVTREELVRACGELAFKRGKEGEAFEAAVESALASYHLVEVADHGAEPDAALVVVGPTAFPALPDGAEDLPHILDVPGRTVAREAMARAAEARFREDAAAAVRDGDDERIETLLDVSYDLEAWGPVDLATARGHLDEATHAN
- a CDS encoding MFS transporter; translation: MIFVINLARVVFAPLIEPIRTATGASDATLGLLATLVWVGSAVPRLPTGLLLTRVSRARAILVSGGILTLGTASTALTSDPRLLLAGAFVMGTASGVYLVAANPLISELFRESPGRALGLHGVASQLAAVAAPGLVTVALAVGDWRTTLLAMAVGSAVMTVVFTLVARRTTFPEAGQQDTDFFRAVRAQWPIVLTAIATLGLTTLVWNGVFNFYVTYMGTVGIDGTAGRTLLQVVFAAGVPAFYLSGRLADRLPAVPYLLAILGAFTGCILLLPAVRGFWPLAALSVVMGYVIHSIFPAVDTYLLGSLPDRHRASAYAAYGAGMMLIQAPGSLLVGLLRDAGVPFATIFEWMGGGLVALLAVLLVLHADGRLPETARAGTE
- a CDS encoding HVO_0758 family zinc finger protein, with the protein product MDSVRKALRSGDVEKDSYGRLSCSACEEELATDNDPDEIGKQRVCPECESTWTELS
- a CDS encoding aldo/keto reductase translates to MATREGTWAYRNDHDDFARTFYRRFGDGVVSSIGVGTYLGDATDERDEAYGEAIRTALESGINVVDTAINYRHQRSERVVGTALADADIDRSAAVVATKGGFVPFDGERPDNPGAYVKREYVDTGLVDRADLVGGQHCIAPAFIDDQLDRSLSNLGLDTVDCYYVHNPETQLAEKSRETVYDQLEATFERLEARADEGDIAHYGVATWDAFRVPADHDSYLSLPEVVERARSAAESAGNTATHFRAIQLPFNVFMADAFTVQSHEGPEGPQSALWFAHEAGLDVFTSASMMQGRLAAEMPDSVEAKLEGETRAQRAINFARSAPGVTCSLVGTGSVEHARENVAAGSYEPLGADAFDAVFE